Part of the Patescibacteria group bacterium genome is shown below.
GCTTCAAGAAAAGCGATTACGAAACATAAGAAAATTTTTGTCATTACTTTTAATTCAATAAATCACGAATCGCAAAATGCACTTCTCAAACTCTTTGAAGAACCGACTCCCAATACACATTTTTTTATTATGACCTCTTTTGTAGATGATTTATTGCCTACGCTTAGGTCTAGATTATTAATTATACCGCGCCAACCAATTGAAATAAACGAGGTGCCTTTTGCAAAGAAATTTCTACATTCGTCTAAACAAGAGCGTTTGCGTATGTTAAGTGAAATTATTGAAAATAAAGATAAGTCTGCTGCTCTGTCATTTTTAAATAGTCTCGAATTAACACTCTACAGCGCTGTCGGCAAAAAAGGATTGAGTAAAGACGTGGTCTCTGTATTCGAGGAAATGCATAAAGCACACGGATACCTAAAAGACCGGTCACCCTCCGTTAAAATGATTCTTGAGAATATATCTATGATTATACCTGTAAAATAATAGTGGCTCATCATTTTTGCAATCATACAATCTCCTGCTACAATTGATGGGTGCATGGTCCCGTTAGAGACCGCGGTCGCTTCGGGAGTGCACAAAATTTTATTGGCATAATTTTTATTAGACTCTTACACAAACAGAGCCGTGGCGTGACAATTGACCGCGATCTGTCTCTAACGGGATGACGTACGATTTTTCAGCACTGAAGCAGAAGATCAAAGACACAGAAGAGTGGCTTTTGAATGAGTACCGCACAGTCCGTACAGGGCGAGCGACCCCCGCACTTCTTGATAGTTTGCGAGTTGAATCGTATGGCACAAGAGTGCCAATCAATCAAGTTGCGAATATTTCAATTGAAGACGCACGAACACTTCGCATAACTCCATGGGACTTATCACAGATAAAAGATATAGAAAAATCTCTTATTGATAGCAATCTAGGTGTTTCAGCATCATCAGATGAAAAAGGGGTACGTGCTTCATTCCCAGAACTAACAGCAGAGAATAGGGCTACTCTATTGAAAGTTATAAAAGAAAAACTCGAGCACGCCCGTATATCACTTCGCGGTGAGAGAGATGAGATTTGGAGTGATATTCAAAAACAAGAACGGGACAAAACGATAAGTGACGATGACAAATTTAGATATAAAGATGAGATGCAAAAACTGATTGACGATGGAGGAAACAAACTCGAAGCAATAGCAATTCGGAAAGAGAAAGAAATTTCAGACTAATTATGAATATACTTTTATTTATAGTAATTTTGGTAGTACTCATATTGGTACATGAATTTGGGCACTTTATCATCGCAAAGAAGTTCGGTATTCGGGTAGATGAGTTTGGTGTAGGGTTTCCACCAAAGCTTTTTGGAAAAAAATATGGAGAAACCGAATATACTTTCAATCTTTTGCCATTTGGTGGTTTTGTAAAAATTTTTGGAGAAAATCCTGATAACGAATCTATCTCAGGACCAGACCGAGCACGTAGTTTGCTCAATAAGCCCAAATGGATTCAGGCGCTTGTGATGGTAGGAGGTGTTGGTTTCAATATACTGGCAGCATGGTTTCTGTTCTCTATCATTTTTGCAATTGGCATGCCAACAGCAATCAATCCGGAAGACATCGGGTCAGTAACTGATCCTGCTCTGACAATTATTAATGTATTTCCAGATACTCCCGCTCATGTAGCGGGGCTTAAGGCAGGGGATCGACTGCTTTCTATTGAGTCAGATGGTTTCAGCGTGAGTGAAATCACGAGTGACCAGATTTCAGAGTTCATCGCTTCCCACGGTGGAAAAGAAATCACGGTCTCATATATGCGCGGAGGTGTAGAGGGAATTGCCATTGTTATACCAGAGAGAGGGATTGTTAAAGATGAGGTAGACAGAGCAGCTATCGGCATATCAATGGGCATAGTCGGAATCGTTAGAGTTCCACCACACAAAGCATTATATCAGGGAGGCAAACTTACCATAGAAATGCTCGGCGCAGTAACAGTTGCGATTGTTGGCTTTCTAGCAAGCGCGCTTACCCTCGGAGCTGATTTTTCACAAATAGCAGGACCAGTAGGTATTGTTGGATTTGTCGGAGATGCGGCAGCTCTCGGTTTGATTCCTCTTCTGCTGTTTACTGCATTCATATCGCTTAACCTTGCAGTCATTAATCTTCTACCACTTCCCGCGCTTGATGGGGGACGACTTGTCTTTTTGTTAGTTGAAACGATAAAAGGCTCTCCTATAAAACCGGTTATTGTAAACACACTAAATGTTATAGGATTTGCACTCCTGATTTTATTGATGCTTGTTGTTACTTACAACGACATCATGAAGATTTTTGCGTAGTGTAGTATTTTCGCCATATTTTGACCATAGAGTGCTTTTGCAGTACTATTTGGTAATGCGGCAGAGCGAACTTTTTACAAAAACAAAAAAAGAGGCACCTAAGGATGAAATCTCAAAAAATGCTCAGTTACTGATACGAGGTGGTTTTATAAATAAAGAAATGGCAGGTGTTTATTCGTACTTACCTCTTGGTTTACGTGTACTAAAAAAAATTGAAAATATTATTCGTGAGAGTATGAATAATATTGGAGGACAAGAATTACTACTCTCGACACTTCATCCGAAAGAAAATTGGCAGAAGACAGGGCGGTGGGAAAGTATGGATGATTTGTATAAAATTACGGATTCTTCTGGTAAAGAAATGGCACTTGGCCCTACACATGAAGAAATCATTGTGCCAATTGCAAAACAGTTTGTCTCTTCATACCGAGACTTACCACTATCTGTGTATCAGTTTCAGAATAAGTTTAGAATGGAACTGCGTGCTAAGTCCGGTATTCTCCGAGGTAGGGAATTCATAATGAAAGATCTTTATTCATTTCATACCACCGAAAAAGATTTCAACGATTACTACGAAAAAGTCAAAAAAGAATACAAAACGATATTTGAGCGCTTGGGGCTGGGAGATATTACCTATCTCACGGTAGCATCTGGTGGGACTTTTTCAAAATACTCACATGAATTCCAAACACTCTCCTCAATTGGCGAAGATATAATATATTTGTGTGAGGTATGTTCCATTGCGGTAAACAAAGAGATACAAAAGGAGCAGCAGGAGTGCCCACAGTGTGGCAAAAAAGACTTGTCGGAACAAAAATCAATAGAGGTGGGCAACATCTTTAATCTTAAGGTAAAATTTTCGGATGCATTCGGACTCACGTATAAAGATGAAAGTGGCAAAGAGCAACCTGTCTTAATGGGCTGCTACGGTATTGGTCTTGGGCGAGTGATGGGCACGGTTGCAGAGACACTATCAGATGAAAAAGGAATTATTTGGCCACATTCTATTGCGCCCTTCACGCTACATCTTGTAGATGTTAGCGGGGGAGACGGGTCTATACAGAAAAAAACAGACCACCTTTACAACGAGCTCTTAGAAAAAGGAGTTACAGTACTCTATGATGACAGAGATGTTCGTGCCGGAGAAAAATTTGCTGACAGTGACCTTATCGGCATTCCATATCGTGTTGTGGTAAGCGCTAAAACAATTGCGGAGGATAAGGTAGAGCTAGTTGAAAGGAAAAATGGCAATACAGAACTAGTTTCTAAAGAAAAGCTCTTTACATTACAATAATGTATGAGTAACGACATGTCTAAGATTCTCAAATCATATGTGGAAAAATTCTACACTTTATTTTCCAATGATATTGGTATAGATCTCGGCACTGCAAATACACTGGTGTATCTTAAGGGTCGTGGAATCATTATTAACGAACCCTCTATTGTTGCCATAAATAAAAAAACTAATCAGGTTGTGGCAATTGGGACACAGGCAAAGGAAATGTATGGCAGAACTCCAGGTCATGTTACCGCACTCAAGCCACTTGTTAACGGTGTCATTTCTGACTTTGAGATAACAGAAGAAATGCTCTCGTACCTTATTAACAAAGCGCAAAAAAATAACAGAAAACTACTTGGTCCTCGAGTGGTAGTGGGAATTCCTTCTGGCATTACCAATGTAGAGTCAAGAGCAGTACGCGATGCCACAAGAAATGCCGGAGCACGCAAAGTATACCTTGTTGAAGAGCCTATGGCGGCAGCTATCGGTATTCGCCTACCGATACACGAACCGGTTGGCAATATGATTATTGACATCGGTGGTGGAACTAGTGATATAGCAATCATTGCATATGGTGGAGTAGTGCAATCTAAGAATGTTCGGGTTGCGGGGGACAAACTCAATGCAGACATTGTTTCCTATATCCGGAGTGAATTTAAAATTCTCATCGGAGAGAAAACTGCTGAAGATGTCAAAACACAAATCAGTTCTGTTGATGAGGAAGGAAGTCCTCTTGAAGCGCCCATTCGCGGTAGGGATTTGGTCACTGGATTACCTCGTGAGGTGATTATCACCGATGCAGACATTCGCGAAGCAATTTCTGGTTCCATAGATCATATTATCGATGCAATAAAAGAGGTGCTTGAAACATCGCCTCCAGAAGTGCTCTCTGATGTAATGCAAAGTGGAGCGTACTTGGTTGGCGGTGGGGCACTTATCCGTGGGATGCCGAAACTTCTCAGTACTTTACTGAAATTGCCTATACATGTTGCAGACGACCCACTTTCTTGTGTAGTGCGCGGAACCGGTATAATACTTGAAGACATCCATGCATTTACTGATATTTTAATAGAAGAGGACAATGAGCAACTTTCTCCGACAGAATAATACTAAAAGAGTTGTATTCACACCAACATTTATTATAGTGATTTTTTTGGTGGGAGTGGTTTCGTTATTGTACATTATATTTCCTACGACTTTTTCTCAAGCACTGCATACGATAACACAACCACTTTGGAGTGCACAAAATAGTCTGACTGCAAAAATATCATCTTCTGTTAAATTATTACAGTCGAAACGCATGTTGGTTGAAGAGAACATGCGACTTGCTACATACATTGAGCAACAAAGTACCACTGTGCTCAATAGTGGAATGCTTGTAGAGGAAAATCAAGAACTCAAAGCGCTCTTAGGGCGAGACCGTGCAGAAAAAACAATTTTGGCTGCCGTTCTCTCAAGACCAAATGTTTCTCTATATGACACCATCATCATTGATATTGGAAATGATTATGGAATTAAAAAAGGAGATTTGGCTATAGCATCTAGCATTATTGCCATCGGTACCATAAGTAATGTATACAAGAGTACCTCTGTAGTGACACTCTTTTCTGCTCCGGGGGAAGAGACTAGTGTCATGATTGGCCCAGAGCAAATATTGACTTTAGCACGTGGAAGAGGTGGTGGAAACTTTACCACATTACTTCCCCGAACCACTGATATTGTTGAGGGAGACAACGTTGTAATACCTGGTATTAATCAAAAGCTCTTTGGAGTTGTCGAGAGTATTATTGCCAATTCAGCTGATGCTTTTCAGACCATACTGTTTAAAAATCCTGTTAATATCAATGAGATAAGGTGGGTAGAAATTATTTCCCCCAATAATGTTAACCATATTGAACAATAAGCGCACAACGAGGATAGCTCTTAATACTGCCTTAGTTTCCAGTATTCTATTTTTACCGTGGTGGTTTTCAGTAGCAGTTGTGGTAGCGCTGCTACTTGCATTTAGTGCATATGAAGTGTTAGCGTGGGGGCTTTTCGCTGACATGCTCTATAGTGCACCGATAGGTGCGTTTGCGGGAATAGAACTTGCTTTCACCATACTTTTTCTGCTGCTATTTGTTTGTGTTGGATATAGCAAGCAATGGCTCATGTTCAATAATGATTAGGTTATATGTTCGGCTCTCTGCTTAAAAAATTCCGTTCTTTATTTTCTAAAACAAGTACGCACTCTGACATTTATCCCGATGAAATTTTCCTCGATTCAACCAATCTACCACAATTTGATACAAGCCAGTTTGAAGGGCGTATAGAAAAACCAATTTCAAAAACCACATTGTTTTTCGTTGGCGTAGCATTTTTAGTAGTGGGGCTTATATTTAGCTCAAAGATATGGGTGTTGCAAATTACCGAAGGCGAGGTGTATGCGCAGACAAGTGAAAATAACCGTTTACATCACCAGCTTATTTTTGCTGATCGAGGGATTATTTATGATCGAAAAAAAGAATCGTTAGTTTTGAATGTGCGAAACGAGAGTGAAATTTTCTCGCGGAGAAAATATAGTGAGAAACCAGGCCTGGCTCACGTACTTGGGTATGTCAATTATCCACTCAAAGACACTGCAGGCGTTTATTACCAAGAAGATTTTATAGGAAAGGATGGTATTGAAAAACTTTTTGATGATACACTGCGCGGAGTAAATGGGATTAAAATTATTGAAACTGATGCACTCATGAATATTAAGTCGGAGAGTATTATAATACCGCTTAAAAATGGAAATGACCTAGTGCTTTCAATTGATAGCAATGTGCAAAGCAAACTGTATGAGTTTATTGAGCAAACTGCTAACAGTGTTGGCTTCGAAGGTGGAGCGGGGGTATTTATGAATGTGCACACCGGAGAAATTCTTGCACTTACCAATTATCCTGAATATAATTCGTCAATACTCTCCGATGGGAAAGATAGTAAAGCCATAGCTTCATACGTGCTTGATACTCAAAAGCCGTTTCTCAACAGAGTTATCTCCGGTCTCTATACTCCAGGTTCAATCATAAAACCATATGTTGCGATTGCCGCTCTTAATGAAGGCATAATTGGCCCAGAGAAAAGTATTTTAAGCACCGGAAGCATTACAATACCCAATCCATTTTTCCCTGACCAGAGTACTATTTTTAATGACTGGAAGGTTCATGGTTGGGTCTCTATGCGAGAAGCACTTGCAGTTTCATCAAATGTATATTTTTACTCAATTGGTGGCGGTTATCAGGATCAGGAGGGACTGGGAATTTCAAAGCTTGATAAATATATGCGGCTGTTTGGTTTTGGAAAGCCTAGTGATCTGTACCCTGATATTGAGCAAAATGGAACGATACCCAACCCAAGGTGGAAAAAAGATACTTTTGGTGATAGCGTATGGCGCATTGGTGACACCTATAATACAGCAATAGGACAATATGGTTTTCAAGTAACACCGATCCAAGTGGTACGTGCTGTTGGTGCGATTGCAAACGGGGGAACACTTGTAAACCCAACTCTTATACTTGGCGGAAATGGTGACAAAGAAAAAATTTCTATTCCTGAAAAACATTTTGAAATTGTGCGAGAAGGAATGCGTCTTGCGGTTACAGACGGCACTGCAAAAGGACTGTTTATTCCTACCGTTGAAGTAGCGGCAAAAACAGGCACAGCAGAGCTTGGGGTGCGTAAAGAGTTGGTAAACTCATGGATTACTGGGTTTTTTCCGTATGAAGATCCACTGTACGCGTTTGTAGTCATTATGGAGCGAGGACCGAGCGAGAACCTTATTGGAGGATTGTATGTTGTTCGCCAACTGCTTGATTGGATGGCAATACATACTCCAGAATACTTGGATGTATCTACAATAAACGAATGAGAATAAGGATATTGGATTGACTTTTTTATGTTGTTCTATACAATGTGATACTACTACACTGCATATGAGCGACAAAAAAGAGTATCTTACAAAAGAAAAATTTGATGAACTTAAAAAAGAGCTTGATTATCTAAAAACCACTAGCCGAAAAGAAATTGCGGAAAGTCTAGAATATGCTCGTTCGCTTGGTGATCTGTCGGAAAATGCAGAATATCAAGAGGCACGAAATCTACAAACTGCGACAGAAGAGCGAATAGTTAAACTTGAATCAATTCTGAAATCAGCGAGCATTGTTACTGATAAAAATTCGACTGACGAAGTAAATTTGGGATCCTCAGTTTCTATTCAAAAGGAAGGAGAAAAAGATATTC
Proteins encoded:
- the greA gene encoding transcription elongation factor GreA encodes the protein MSDKKEYLTKEKFDELKKELDYLKTTSRKEIAESLEYARSLGDLSENAEYQEARNLQTATEERIVKLESILKSASIVTDKNSTDEVNLGSSVSIQKEGEKDIHEYQVVGTEEADMHERKISHLSPLGEAMMGKKKGEVFSFATPNGKMNCKVVNIK
- a CDS encoding site-2 protease family protein, with product MNILLFIVILVVLILVHEFGHFIIAKKFGIRVDEFGVGFPPKLFGKKYGETEYTFNLLPFGGFVKIFGENPDNESISGPDRARSLLNKPKWIQALVMVGGVGFNILAAWFLFSIIFAIGMPTAINPEDIGSVTDPALTIINVFPDTPAHVAGLKAGDRLLSIESDGFSVSEITSDQISEFIASHGGKEITVSYMRGGVEGIAIVIPERGIVKDEVDRAAIGISMGIVGIVRVPPHKALYQGGKLTIEMLGAVTVAIVGFLASALTLGADFSQIAGPVGIVGFVGDAAALGLIPLLLFTAFISLNLAVINLLPLPALDGGRLVFLLVETIKGSPIKPVIVNTLNVIGFALLILLMLVVTYNDIMKIFA
- the frr gene encoding ribosome recycling factor encodes the protein MTYDFSALKQKIKDTEEWLLNEYRTVRTGRATPALLDSLRVESYGTRVPINQVANISIEDARTLRITPWDLSQIKDIEKSLIDSNLGVSASSDEKGVRASFPELTAENRATLLKVIKEKLEHARISLRGERDEIWSDIQKQERDKTISDDDKFRYKDEMQKLIDDGGNKLEAIAIRKEKEISD
- a CDS encoding rod shape-determining protein; the protein is MSKILKSYVEKFYTLFSNDIGIDLGTANTLVYLKGRGIIINEPSIVAINKKTNQVVAIGTQAKEMYGRTPGHVTALKPLVNGVISDFEITEEMLSYLINKAQKNNRKLLGPRVVVGIPSGITNVESRAVRDATRNAGARKVYLVEEPMAAAIGIRLPIHEPVGNMIIDIGGGTSDIAIIAYGGVVQSKNVRVAGDKLNADIVSYIRSEFKILIGEKTAEDVKTQISSVDEEGSPLEAPIRGRDLVTGLPREVIITDADIREAISGSIDHIIDAIKEVLETSPPEVLSDVMQSGAYLVGGGALIRGMPKLLSTLLKLPIHVADDPLSCVVRGTGIILEDIHAFTDILIEEDNEQLSPTE
- a CDS encoding rod shape-determining protein MreC, whose translation is MSNFLRQNNTKRVVFTPTFIIVIFLVGVVSLLYIIFPTTFSQALHTITQPLWSAQNSLTAKISSSVKLLQSKRMLVEENMRLATYIEQQSTTVLNSGMLVEENQELKALLGRDRAEKTILAAVLSRPNVSLYDTIIIDIGNDYGIKKGDLAIASSIIAIGTISNVYKSTSVVTLFSAPGEETSVMIGPEQILTLARGRGGGNFTTLLPRTTDIVEGDNVVIPGINQKLFGVVESIIANSADAFQTILFKNPVNINEIRWVEIISPNNVNHIEQ
- a CDS encoding prolyl-tRNA synthetase, whose translation is MRQSELFTKTKKEAPKDEISKNAQLLIRGGFINKEMAGVYSYLPLGLRVLKKIENIIRESMNNIGGQELLLSTLHPKENWQKTGRWESMDDLYKITDSSGKEMALGPTHEEIIVPIAKQFVSSYRDLPLSVYQFQNKFRMELRAKSGILRGREFIMKDLYSFHTTEKDFNDYYEKVKKEYKTIFERLGLGDITYLTVASGGTFSKYSHEFQTLSSIGEDIIYLCEVCSIAVNKEIQKEQQECPQCGKKDLSEQKSIEVGNIFNLKVKFSDAFGLTYKDESGKEQPVLMGCYGIGLGRVMGTVAETLSDEKGIIWPHSIAPFTLHLVDVSGGDGSIQKKTDHLYNELLEKGVTVLYDDRDVRAGEKFADSDLIGIPYRVVVSAKTIAEDKVELVERKNGNTELVSKEKLFTLQ